The following proteins are encoded in a genomic region of Sander lucioperca isolate FBNREF2018 chromosome 23, SLUC_FBN_1.2, whole genome shotgun sequence:
- the eci2 gene encoding enoyl-CoA delta isomerase 2, mitochondrial isoform X2, producing MAGFALKLSAPWRFVKLRSLVRFSTGPSLKLHTTASPMMATVEQFEQAKNKLSTLKNDPGNEAKLKIYALFKQATQGPCNTPKPGMLDFVNKVKWDAWKSLGSISQDEARQQYCDLIGSLVTAEGGTTLAAKPAGSGTTYETLLVTTEDDITTIKLNRPAKKNAITTEMYNDIIAALEQAAKDDSVITVITGAGDFYCSGNDLSNFTKIPEGGVDEMAKQGGDLLRKYVKAYIDFPKPLVAVVNGPAVGISVTVLGLFDLVYATDRATFHTPFSQLGQSAEGCSSYTFPKIMGSAKASEMLLFNKKLTAAQACGLGLVTEVFPDSSFQSEVWSRLKAYAKLPPNSLALSKQLIRSMEKDRLHAVNNAEVERLMERWTSDECFNAVMSFFQAKAKL from the exons ATGGCCGGCTTCGCCCTGAAGTTGTCCGCTCCCTGGCGCTTCGTCAAATTAAGAAG CTTGGTCCGGTTCTCCACTGGTCCCAGTCTGAAGCTCCACACCACAGCCTCTCCTATGATGG CGACGGTGGAGCAGTTTGAGCAGGCCAAGAACAAACTGTCAACGCTGAAGAACGACCCGGGGAACGAGGCCAAACTGAAGATCTACGCTCTCTTCAAACAG GCCACTCAGGGTCCCTGCAACACCCCCAAACCGGGCATGCTGGACTTTGTCAACAAGGTGAAATGGGACGCTTGGAAATCTCTGGGATCCATATCACAG GATGAAGCCAGGCAGCAATACTGCGACCTGATTGGCTCCCTGGTGACGGCAGAAGGCGGAACCACTTTGGCTGCAAAGCCTGCTGGGAGCGGGACGACATACGAGACGCTATTGGTCACCACGGAGGATGACATCACCACCATCAAACTGAACCGACCGGCCAAGAAGAACGCCATCACCaccgag aTGTACAACGACATCATCGCAGCTCTGGAGCAGGCAGCTAAAGACGACTCGGTCATCACCGTTATtactg GTGCCGGTGATTTCTACTGCAGCGGCAACGACCTGTCCAACTTCACCAAGATCCCCGAGGGGGGGGTGGACGAGATGGCCAAACAGGGGGGGGACCTGCTCAG GAAGTATGTGAAGGCCTACATTGACTTCCCAAAGCCACTGGTTGCCGTGGTGAACGGACCGGCTGTAGGAATCTCAGTCACAGTGTTGGGACTCTTCGACCTGGTCTACGCTACAGacagg gccACCTTCCACACTCCGTTCAGTCAGCTGGGTCAGAGTGCTGAAGGCTGCTCCTCTTACACCTTCCCCAAAATCATGGGCAGTGCCAAG GCCAGCGAGATGCTTCTGTTCAACAAGAAGCTGACGGCGGCTCAGGCCTGTGGCCTCGGCCTCGTCACCGAGGTCTTCCCCGACAGCAGCTTCCAGTCGGAGGTCTGGAGCCGCCTGAAGGCCTACGCCAAGCTGCCCCCCAac tctctggctctctctaAACAGCTGATCCGGTCGATGGAGAAGGACCGTCTCCACGCGGTGAACAACGCCGAGGTGGAGCGTCTGATGGAGCGATGGACGTCAGACGAGTGTTTCAACGCCGTCATGAGTTTCTTCCAGGCCAAGGCCAAACTCTGa
- the eci2 gene encoding enoyl-CoA delta isomerase 2, mitochondrial isoform X1 gives MAGFALKLSAPWRFVKLRSLVRFSTGPSLKLHTTASPMMAATVEQFEQAKNKLSTLKNDPGNEAKLKIYALFKQATQGPCNTPKPGMLDFVNKVKWDAWKSLGSISQDEARQQYCDLIGSLVTAEGGTTLAAKPAGSGTTYETLLVTTEDDITTIKLNRPAKKNAITTEMYNDIIAALEQAAKDDSVITVITGAGDFYCSGNDLSNFTKIPEGGVDEMAKQGGDLLRKYVKAYIDFPKPLVAVVNGPAVGISVTVLGLFDLVYATDRATFHTPFSQLGQSAEGCSSYTFPKIMGSAKASEMLLFNKKLTAAQACGLGLVTEVFPDSSFQSEVWSRLKAYAKLPPNSLALSKQLIRSMEKDRLHAVNNAEVERLMERWTSDECFNAVMSFFQAKAKL, from the exons ATGGCCGGCTTCGCCCTGAAGTTGTCCGCTCCCTGGCGCTTCGTCAAATTAAGAAG CTTGGTCCGGTTCTCCACTGGTCCCAGTCTGAAGCTCCACACCACAGCCTCTCCTATGATGG CAGCGACGGTGGAGCAGTTTGAGCAGGCCAAGAACAAACTGTCAACGCTGAAGAACGACCCGGGGAACGAGGCCAAACTGAAGATCTACGCTCTCTTCAAACAG GCCACTCAGGGTCCCTGCAACACCCCCAAACCGGGCATGCTGGACTTTGTCAACAAGGTGAAATGGGACGCTTGGAAATCTCTGGGATCCATATCACAG GATGAAGCCAGGCAGCAATACTGCGACCTGATTGGCTCCCTGGTGACGGCAGAAGGCGGAACCACTTTGGCTGCAAAGCCTGCTGGGAGCGGGACGACATACGAGACGCTATTGGTCACCACGGAGGATGACATCACCACCATCAAACTGAACCGACCGGCCAAGAAGAACGCCATCACCaccgag aTGTACAACGACATCATCGCAGCTCTGGAGCAGGCAGCTAAAGACGACTCGGTCATCACCGTTATtactg GTGCCGGTGATTTCTACTGCAGCGGCAACGACCTGTCCAACTTCACCAAGATCCCCGAGGGGGGGGTGGACGAGATGGCCAAACAGGGGGGGGACCTGCTCAG GAAGTATGTGAAGGCCTACATTGACTTCCCAAAGCCACTGGTTGCCGTGGTGAACGGACCGGCTGTAGGAATCTCAGTCACAGTGTTGGGACTCTTCGACCTGGTCTACGCTACAGacagg gccACCTTCCACACTCCGTTCAGTCAGCTGGGTCAGAGTGCTGAAGGCTGCTCCTCTTACACCTTCCCCAAAATCATGGGCAGTGCCAAG GCCAGCGAGATGCTTCTGTTCAACAAGAAGCTGACGGCGGCTCAGGCCTGTGGCCTCGGCCTCGTCACCGAGGTCTTCCCCGACAGCAGCTTCCAGTCGGAGGTCTGGAGCCGCCTGAAGGCCTACGCCAAGCTGCCCCCCAac tctctggctctctctaAACAGCTGATCCGGTCGATGGAGAAGGACCGTCTCCACGCGGTGAACAACGCCGAGGTGGAGCGTCTGATGGAGCGATGGACGTCAGACGAGTGTTTCAACGCCGTCATGAGTTTCTTCCAGGCCAAGGCCAAACTCTGa